The segment CGCAGCATTTTAACTGAAATATGGACACAATAACAGAAGTTAAACAACGTGCTGAAAACATGACTTATTGGAAAGAGGACAGTTCTTCTCTGTGCTGTACCGTGGTCATGGTAGTGTTCCACAGGCCTGTAATATCTGAATTCTTCCCATAGTCTGCCTTGATGTTCTGAACTGCTGCTGTGCCGAGCTTCTGGATCAGCTCGTCTGCCTGAAATACACACGCGCACAGTTTGCTTATAATCCAGCTAATACCCTCTGTGTGCAAAGGTCAAAGTCTTTCGTAACTTACCAAGGGTCTAAAAACCAGAATCACTATTGCTCCTGCGACCTCTGCTATGAAGACcagcatgatgatgataaaaaacTGCGGAAAAGAGCAGAAtgcatttaaattgaattaaaactAACATTTCCTGTAGCTCCTGTACCTCTGAATGCAACAACAGCTATTTGTGAGTTTGTCTGTCACTGACTGTGGTGTCTTGCTGGGAACAGGTGGTGCTGCTTGTTTGCTGCAACACAACTCGTGGTTGTAACGTTGCTCACAATGCAACTGAAGAAGTTATAATAAGCCCTTTGACCAGTACTTTGTCTTCAGAGCAGATTGGAGGCCACTGTCACTTTCTAACTACCGTGCTAATGTCAGTAAAACAGATGTGACGGAGAGTTAATCTTGATGTTTCTTTCTAGACAGATTTTGGTGGATAAAGGAAAGAAGTTTGATGGTGCTGAATTGCAACATTTCTTCCAGACTAGTAAGTAAACAGCCGTTAATGCTGACACTAGATATGGAGTGTTAGCAAAACTTGTTCCATTAAAGTAGTggttttaaaatttcttttacaTCAACAACTCCTAAAGTGACACAAATGAAATACTCCTTTGATACGATATTGCCCCAGAGTCCCTTCTCTGATGAGATTCTTGCTTTTAGGTGTTTAATTGCTGAACGTGTTTGAATCGTATGCCAAAACAGTCATACATTGTGTCACTGCGTTACTTTTGGATGGAATCATACTGAAAGTGAAGATTTTCCTCTCGGCTAAGGACTCCCAGGATTCCCATCAAGGACCCCCAGGGGCTCCTGAACTACACTTTGAGAGCCCCTACTTTAAAAGGAAGTGTTTTGGAAATGCATTATCTATCTTTCTTATAGCAGCTTTGCAATCTGTATGACAGTaacatatttttaaactttAGACTATTTCTTTAACCAAAGAAACCTTTTTTAACTAATTTGCAGGCACCTACCAACAGTAGCATACACTTGCTCTCTCTGACAGCTCCACAGCAGCCTAGAAAGCCGATGACAACCAGTAGTGCACCTATTGCAATCAACAGGTAGCCCACATGGAGCACTTGACCCAGCTCGGACGGCGCGTTTTCAATTTTCCCGAGGAAGCTGAGGATGGAGCTGCTGTCCACCTTCACCCAAATCCCCACTCCCAGGATGGCAGCGCCCGCCAACTGATGAGATACAAAGCCAAAGTGGGGAAATGGGGTAAATCTTCGACATTTGACATGTGAAGGTCAATTTTTTTGCCATGGGTCCCACTACTCAGCCTGTAAATTCAAACATGTACATGCAGgtgaaaaataatttgttctAGTTAAAGCATGTTCAGTGTTGCAAATGTCGTAAAAGGCTCCAGCGGTTCATTGCATACCAATGGGGCAATgcatatttagatatttttttaaaccgcAACTTACTGTTGTTTAACACAAGGAAAAggtaaaatggaagaaaattaaATCATGCTTGAATTGTTCCTTATCAGACATTAAAACTTACAAAGATGATGCCgttgaaaacaaacatcatgaCTTTAAGGAATCCAAAACAGCCCATCTTTGCTTCTGATTGTTCAACCTgtagaggaaacagaaacaaatatcAAAAGACTTGGGCAACCAACACTCTTTATCATGCTGCATGTGACATGCCACTTGGGCATACGACATGAATCATCCTGCTGATGTGTTGTCCTGCATGTCACTAAGTCAGTATGTGCAGTGGGACTGTACTGTTACCTGTGTGAGGCGGGAGgctgagaagaaagaggaagaagacctTCATCTCCCCCTGATAGCTGAATAACTAATCTCACTCACAACACTCACGTCCCAAGAATCATTCGTTTCCACTCCAAGGACTTTAACTGCACACACGTCACCTTACAAATAGTTTGCgttagtgtttgttttgcttAGTGCTAATGTGATGGGTAACTGTTGAGGAAGTACGCTGCACACCATTTTGTGATTCAAGTGATAGCCAAATTACATGACAGTATGCAAATGAGGACAGACAGTGAAGTGAAGCAcattgttgttttcctttactTCTCTCTTCGTGCATAACAGGTTGTGCTGCAGTATAAATACGAACTCATACACCTAAAGATGATATGGTTGACATAATATGGGCCCAAAGTACAACATAATGAACTCACGAGGTGAGTCCTTATGAAATGAAAACTCAGCGGCTGATACATCACAGGCAGGAAGACACGAAATAATATCCCATGGACCCCCTTTATACATGTGGCTGGAGAACAGAGTTGTTGACATTTGTTGTGCATCTGTTTTCGCACAAATGCATAACATTCATctttctcctgctcctgctgcaagAACGTAAATAACACTATTTTACCCCTGAATCATCTCTTCCCACCTCCTTCTTTTATGGCCGATGCTTCAAGATTGCCACTTTCaaatatgctgtgtgtgtgtctgtgtttagaCCTCCCAGAAGGGGGACAGTGTTCTTTGTGTGATgtgacaaaacagacaaattgTTATCCCAGAGGACAATGACAGAGCAGAACCCCACTGTGTAGCGAAAGGCTGCTTTCTGAAAGCTGGGATCTCCCTCATTGTCTCTTCTCTCTATTATTTAACTCCaacctttgttgttgtttttcatcctCTAATGCCTCCCTTAAAAAATCGAATACATCGAATGACCCATAAACAGGAAGTAGCCTGTCAGTTCATTCAGCCAACTCATTATGATACAGTAAAGCTGGCTGTCATCAAGTCAATCATATGTGTGGGGGCGTAGAtcctttcaggaaaaaaaaaaacaacaaaacacagagcagttGCCTTGACTGCCATAAAGTCCCTCTATCCCTCACTCCTTTGAGCTTTCCCCACTTCCTCATGGTCAATGATTGCACTCTGATGCTGAGAAGTCGGCCTGGTGATGTATTAACCAGCCACAGTCACATGCAAAGCGATTTATGAACCACGAGCCATGTAGTTCTTTGTTATGTATTTGGTAGAAGCTCTTCCGATGCTGTATGTATGTGGCACACTTAGTGCCACATGATACATGTTGGCGGATGATGTATAGTTGTCGGTCTTGCATCTTAGCGCAGACTGAATCCTCAACATTTTCTCAGACTGTCCAGCTTCcatcaaaaacacagaagaatcTCAGTGGACGGCTTTGAGAGGAATAATTACAGGCAGGTCTCAGGAGACAAAGGATCATTGTTGGATGGAGCCCTCCCTACATTGGCATGGCAGATGAAAAAGGACCGAAGGAGCCAAAGTTCTCAAGAAGATGATGCAAATGTCTAACCTTAAACGACAGCCAGTCTCAGCTTGGTCTTTTCTTACCTTTCACAGGAGAGATCCAAGGATGTGCTGCGAGCCTGGGCCACCCCTCCGTCTCTACCTTCAGTCTGGTGATGGAAGCTGTTCCTGTGGGAGCCAACTGAGATAATAAGGAAAGAGGAGTGTATTATTCTTCTGCTCTCTGAAAATGAGCCACAATACACCCTCTGTCTGCCGCTTCCTGTGGCTCTGTCACTCCGTTGGATAGAAAAAGAGCTTCTAAgtgactttttcctctctctgcactTATTTTAGGAGTCCAGGCTGGCTATAAGTACtgagaagggaggaggggagagcaGGTGGGTGTGACCTAACAGCTTCTGAGTAATAACACGCATCACCATGGAGTTAGGCTGTTTGGTGCTGTGGGAGGGAGGGaataagagagggagagcgCTCACCTGTGTGCTCTTGTGTCTCTGAGCAGAACTTCCATCCtagttttgcattttgtgtttgacaaAAGATGAGCTGGCAGCTCAGGACTCTTCATGTTTCCTCAACATAACTCTGTCTCATGGGGTCCTCCTGCATTAGTCTTATGGCCGCTGCATTTTTCATTAACaaaagcttcaaaaaaaaaaaaaaaaaaaaaacgctctTTAGTTAAATATAAATTGTCACAACAATTCTTAATGGTTTTCCTTCACAACACTCGAACAAATGATCTGGTCTTTCAACTCATGGTCACTTCTGCTATTAAAGCCTGCAACAGCTTTCAGTGTCTACTTCTCTAAAGCatccagagaaaaaaatgtgttaccCTACGTTTAAACATACCAGCTGAAACTGATGATACGTAATATGACAAAAAGCTCCAGGTCCAAGCTACTAAATGGACTCTTTGAGATTTGAAATGTCCGCTGCGCTCCTCAAGGTCAAAAATGAAGTTGTTCATTGGACAAAATCTTTTTATCCTCAATGCTAATGTGTTCTAATCTGCAGGACAAAAATAGCCCTTATCAAAGCAAACAATTACACTGATACAAAACATATGACTCAATGAGAACTTCTGGTTTAGTTTATCTTAACCGAAGCTACATTGttttaaacattgttttattcCTTTAAGTGTTGGAGGAAACATTTTCTCAGGCGTTCCACGGGAGTCGATCTTGGCTCACTGCCCTTAAACCTCCTCTTGCTCTTGGTTGTTTGAAACACAAAATTATAATACAACAGACAATACAATAAATCACTCACATCTCAGTTCTATAAACAAGCAGCTATACCGTATCTAGATTAGCCAATATTTAGATCTTGCTTTGTGATTAAATGAAGATGATAAGGCGATGTCTTTATAACTATCTATCTCTGAAGGAGCGAACTTTCATTTTAGGTTGTGTTAACCATataaccatccatccatccatcttcatccgcttattCGACCATATAACCTAAActgattgtttgtttctttttcagagaaACTAGCTGGTTCATTCATGTCCACTGGTCAGTCTACAACTGCAATGTGGGTTGGGAAAGCGCTTACTAAACAATTTACTCccaggctggactactgtaactcattactatctggatgtccaaacaaatctgtaaggccttcagttgattcagaacgctgctgcacgaatattaacaggaactaggaaaagagctgacatctctcctgtgttagctgctcttcattggctgccggtaaaattcTGAATAGAATATAAAATCCctctgttaacatataaagctcttaatggccaagctccatcatatcttagagagctcatagtcccttactgtcctagcaggccactccgctctctagatggaggtttacttgtggttcctagagtatccaagagtaaatctggaggcagatcgttcagttatcaggctcctcttctatggaaccaacttccagtatcagtctggGGGCgaactctttagcaattttcaagaccaggcttaaaactttcctgtatgacagagcttatagttgaAAAGTTCatttactctttagctatgctgctttaaatcatt is part of the Echeneis naucrates chromosome 8, fEcheNa1.1, whole genome shotgun sequence genome and harbors:
- the tspan34b gene encoding tetraspanin 35 translates to MGCFGFLKVMMFVFNGIIFLAGAAILGVGIWVKVDSSSILSFLGKIENAPSELGQVLHVGYLLIAIGALLVVIGFLGCCGAVRESKCMLLLFFIIIMLVFIAEVAGAIVILVFRPLADELIQKLGTAAVQNIKADYGKNSDITGLWNTTMTTLKCCGFYNASDFVESPFYVSHGDQYPPQCCPGFSSPCNQTAAYMFVTGCFPMIKNLIDSNALVVVAVALGIAVLEVFAMVVSMILFCQIKSRSA